One genomic region from Schistocerca piceifrons isolate TAMUIC-IGC-003096 unplaced genomic scaffold, iqSchPice1.1 HiC_scaffold_808, whole genome shotgun sequence encodes:
- the LOC124770374 gene encoding coiled-coil domain-containing protein 70-like, translating to MSTSVQEASASGWEASKSVKEASASGWEASKSVQEASASGWEVSNSVQEASASGWEASNSVHEASASGWEVSKSVKQASASVCEASKSVQEASASGWEVSNSVQEASASGWEASKSVKEASASGWEVSKSVQDASASGWEASK from the coding sequence ATGTCcacgtcagtgcaggaggcatctgcatcaggatgggaggcgtccaagtcagtgaaggaggcatctgcatcaggatgggaggcgtccaagtcagtgcaggaggcatctgcatcaggatgggaggtgtccaactcagtgcaggaggcatctgcatcaggatgggaggcgtccaactcagtgcacgaggcatctgcatcaggatgggaggtgtccaagtcagtgaagCAGGCATCTGCATCAGTATGCGAGGCGTCCaaatcagtgcaggaggcatctgcatcaggatgggaggtgtccaactcagtgcaggaggcatctgcatcaggatgggaggcgtccaagtcagtgaaggaggcatctgcatcaggatgggaggtgtccaagtcagtgcaggatgcatctgcatcaggatgggaggcatccaagtaa
- the LOC124770376 gene encoding proline-rich extensin-like protein EPR1, giving the protein MPPFLMQMPPALTWTPPILMQMPPSLTWTPPILMQMPPSLTWMPPILMQMPPALTWTPPILMQMPPSLTWTPPILMQMPPALSWTPPILMQMPPALIWTPPTLMQMPAALTWTSPILMQMPPALIWTPPILMQMPPALSWTPPIQMQMPPALTWTPPILMQMPPSLTWTPPILMQMPPTLSWTPPILMQMPPALSWTPPILMQMPPSLTWTPPILMQMPPALSWTPPILMQMPPALIWTPPILMQMPAALTWTPPILMQMPPALSWTPPILMQMPPALSWTPPILMQMPPALTWTPPILMQMPPSLTWTPPILMQMPPSLTWTPPILMQMPPAPAWVPPTLTQMPSVLTWTPPILMQMPAALTWTPPILMQMPPALSWTPPILMQMPPALSRTPPILMQMPPALTWPPPILMQMPPSLTWTPRILMQMPP; this is encoded by the coding sequence atgcctcccttcctgatgcagatgcctcctgcactgacttggacacctcccatcctgatgcagatgcctccttcactgacttggacgcctcccatcctgatgcagatgcctccttcacttacttggatgcctcccatcctgatgcagatgcctcctgcactgacttggacacctcccatcctgatgcagatgcctccttcactgacttggacgcctcccatcctgatgcagatgcctcctgcactgagttggacgcctcccatcttgatgcagatgcctcctgcactgatttGGACGCCTCCCACACTGATGCAGATGCCTGCTGCACTGACTTGGAcatctcccatcctgatgcagatgcctcctgcactgatttggacgcctcccatcctgatgcagatgcctcctgcactgagttggacacctcccatccagatgcagatgcctcctgcactgacttggacgcctcccatcctgatgcagatgcctccttcactgacttggacgcctcccatcctgatgcagatgcctcctacactgagttggacgcctcccatcctgatgcagatgcctcctgcactgagttggacacctcccatcctgatgcagatgcctccttcactgacttggacgcctcccatcctgatgcagatgcctcctgcactgagttggacacctcccatcctgatgcagatgcctcctgcactgatttGGACGCCTCCCATACTGATGCAGATGCCtgctgcactgacttggacacctcccatcctgatgcagatgcctcctgcactgagttggacgcctcccatcctgatgcagatgcctcctgcactgagttggacacctcccatcctgatgcaaatgcctcctgcactgacttggacgcctcccatcctcaTGCAGATGCCTCcgtcactgacttggacgcctcccatcctgatgcagatgcctccttcactgacttggacgcctcccatcctgatgcagatgcctcctgcaccaGCTTGGGTGCCTCCCACCTTGACGCAGATGCCTTCTGtactgacttggacacctcccatactgatgcagatgcctgctgcactgacttggacacctcccattctgatgcagatgcctcctgcactgagttggacgcctcccatcctgatgcagatgcctcctgcactgagtaggacacctcccatcctgatgcagatgcctcctgcactgacttggccgcctcccatcctgatgcagatgcctccttcactgacttggacgcctcgcatcctgatgcagatgcctccttaa
- the LOC124770373 gene encoding uncharacterized protein LOC124770373 — MGGVQVSGGGISIRMGGVQEASASEWEASKSVKETSASGWEASNSVKEASASGWEVSNSVQEASASGWEAYNSVQEASASEWEVSKSVQQASASVWEASKSVQEASALGWEASKSVQETSASGWEASK, encoded by the exons atgggaggtgtccaagtcagtggAGGAGGCATcagcatcaggatgggaggcgtccaa gaggcatctgcatcagaatgggaggcgtccaagtcagtgaaggagacatctgcatcaggatgggaggcgtccaactcagtgaaggaggcatctgcatcaggatgggaggtgtccaactcagtgcaggaggcatctgcatcaggatgggaggcgtacaactcagtgcaggaggcatctgcatcagagtgggaggtgtccaagtcagtgcagcaggcatctgcatcagtatgggaggcatccaaatcagtgcaggaggcatctgcattaggatgggaggcgtccaagtcagtgcaggagacatctgcatcaggatgggaggcatccaagtaa
- the LOC124770375 gene encoding neuroblast differentiation-associated protein AHNAK-like, producing MSPSLTWTPPILMQMPPALSWTPPILMQMPPALIWTPPILMQMNPSLTSTPPILILSCTELDTSHPDADASCTDLDASHPDADASFTDLDASHPDADASCTDVDISHPDADVSFTDLDASHPDADASCTELDTSHPDADASCTDLDASHPDADEPFADFDASHPDAGASLTYLDASHPDAEASCTDLDASHTDADAFCTDLDTSHSDADASCTELDASHPDADAYCTELDTSHPDADEPITDFDAFHPDADASCTELDTSHPDADASCTDLDASHPDADVSFTDLDASHPDADASCTDVDTSHPDADASCTDLDTSHPDADEPFTDFDASHPDAGASLTYLDASHPDADASCTDLDASHPDADASCTELDASHPDADASCMELDASHPDADASFTDLDATHPDADASLTYLDASHPDADASCTDLDTSHPDADASFTDLDASHPDADASCTELDTSHPDADASCTDLDASHTDADACCTDLDTSHPDADASCSELDASHPDADASCTELHTSHPDADASCTDLDASHPDADASFTDLDASHPDADASCTDVDTSHPDADVSFTDLDASHPDADASCTELDTSHPDADASCTDLDASHPDADASFTDLDASHPDAHASFTDLDASHPDADASCTSLGASHLDTDAFCTDLDTSHTDAAVCCTDLDTSHSDADASCTELDASHPDADASCTELDTSHPDADASCTDLDASHPDADASLTYLDASLPDADASCTDLDTSHPDADASFTDLDASHPDADASCTELDTSHPDADASCTDLDASHPDADASFTDLDASHPDADASCTDVDISHPDADVSFTDLDASHPDADASCTEVDTSHPDADASCTDFDASHPDADASFTDLDTSHPDADASLTYLDASHPDADASCTDLDTSHPDADASFTDLDASHPDADASCTELDTIHPDADASCTDLDASHTDADACYTDLDISHPDADASCTELDASHPDADASCTELDTSQPDADASCTDLDASYPDADASFTDLDASHPDADASCTDVDISHPDADVSFTDLDASHPDADASCTELDTSHPDADASCTDLDASHPDADEPFTDFDASHPDAGASLTYLDASHPDADASCTDLDASHPDADASCTDLDASHTDADAFCTDLDTSHSDADASCTELDASHPDADAYCTELDTSHPDADEPITDFDAFHPDADASCTELDTSHPDADASCTDLDASHYDADVSFTDLDASHPDAEASCTDVDTSHPDADASCTDLDTSHPDADEPFTDFDASHPDAGASLNYLDASHPDADASCTDLDASHPNADTSCTDLDASHTDADACCTDLDTSHPDADASCTELDTSHPDADASFTELDASHPDADVSFTDLDASHPDADASCTELDTSHPDADASCTDLDASHPDANASSTDLDTSHPDADASLTYLDASHPDADASCTDLDTSHPDADASFTDLDASHPDADASCTELDTSHPDADASCTDLGASHSDADACYTDLDTTHPDADASCTELDASHPDADASCTELDTSHPDADASCTDLDASHPDADASFTDLDASHPDADASCTDVDISHPDADVSFTDLDASHPDADASCTELDTSHPDADASCTDLDASHPDADEPFTDFDASHPDAGASLTYLDASHPDADASCTDLDASHPDADASCTDLDASHTDADAFCTDLDTSHSDADASCTELDASHPDADAYCTELDTSHPDADEPITDFDAFHPDADASCTELDTSHPDADASCTDLDGSHPDADVSFTDLDASHPDADASCTDVDTSHPDADASCTDLHTSHPDADEPFTDFDASHPDAGASLTYLDASHPDADASCTDLDASHPDADASCTDLDASHTDADACCTDLDTSHSDADASCTELDASHPDADASCTELDTSHPDADASFTELDASHPDADASFTDLDASHPDADASCTELDTSHPDADASCTDLDASHTDADACCTDLDTSHPDADASCSELDASHPDADASCTELDTSHPDADASCTDLDASHPDADASFTDLDASHPDADASCTDVETSHPDADASCTDLDASQPDADASCTELDTSHPDADASCTDLYASHPDADASFTDLDAYHPDAHASFTDLDASHPDADASCTSLGASHLDADAFCTDLDTSHTDADVCCTDLDTSHSDADASCTELDASHPDADASCTELDTSHPDADASCTDLDASHPDADASLTYLDASLPDADAS from the exons Atgtctccttcactgacttggacgcctccaatcctgatgcagatgcctcctgcactgagttggacacctcccatcctgatgcagatgcctcctgcactgatttggacgcctcccatcctgatgcagatgaacccttcactgacttcgacgcctcccatcctgat attgtcctgcactgagttggacacctcccatcctgatgcagatgcctcctgcactgatttggacgcctcccatcctgatgcagatgcctccttcactgacttggacgcctcccatcctgatgcagatgcctcctgcactgacgtgGACATCTCCCATCCTGACGCAGAtgtctccttcactgacttggacgcctcccatcctgatgcagatgcctcctgcactgagttggacacctcccatcctgatgcagatgcctcctgcactgatttggacgcctcccatcctgatgcagatgaacCCTTCGCAGACTTcgatgcctcccatcctgatgcaggtgcctccttaacttacttggatgcctcccatcctgatgcagaagcctcctgcactgacttggatgcctcccatactgatgcagatgccttctgcactgacttggacacctcccattctgatgcagatgcctcctgcactgagttggacgcctcccatcctgatgcagatgcctactgcactgagttggacacctcccatcctgatgcagatgaacCCATCACTGACTTCGATGCcttccatcctgatgcagatgcctcctgcactgagttggacacctcccatcctgatgcagatgcctcctgcactgacttggacgcctcccatcctgatgcagatgtctccttcactgacttggacgcctcccatcctgatgcagatgcctcctgcactgacgtcGACACCTCCCATccagatgcagatgcctcctgcactgacttggacacctcccatcctgatgcagatgaacccttcactgacttcgatgcctcccatcctgatgcaggtgcctccttaacttacttggatgcctcccatcctgatgcagatgcctcctgcactgacttggacgcctcccatcctgatgcagatgcctcctgcactgagttggacgcctcccatcctgatgcagatgcctcctgcatggagttggacgcctcccatcctgatgcagatgcctccttcactgacttggacgccacccatcctgatgcagatgcctccttaacttacttggatgcctcccatcctgatgcagatgcctcctgcactgacttggacacctcccatcctgatgcagatgcctccttcactgacttggacgcctcccatcctgatgcagatgcctcctgcactgagttggacacctcccatcctgatgcagatgcctcctgcactgatttGGACGCCTCCCATACTGATGCAGATGCCtgctgcactgacttggacacctcccatcctgatgcagatgcctcctgcagtgagttggacgcctcccatcctgatgcagatgcctcctgcactgagttgcacacctcccatcctgatgcagatgcctcctgcactgacttggacgcctcccatcctgatgcagatgcctccttcactgacttggacgcctcccatcctgatgcagatgcctcctgcactgacgtggacacctcccatcctgatgcagatgtctccttcactgacttggacgcctcccatcctgatgcagatgcctcctgcactgagttggacacctcccatcctgatgcagatgcctcctgcactgacttggacgcctcccatcctgatgcagatgcctccttcactgacttggacgcctcccatcctgatgcacatgcctccttcactgacttggatgcctcccatcctgatgcagatgcctcctgcaccaGCTTGGGTGCCTCCCACCTTGACACAGATGCCTTCTGtactgacttggacacctcccataCTGATGCAGCTGTCtgctgcactgacttggacacctcccattctgatgcagatgcctcctgcactgagttggacgcctcccatcctgatgcagatgcctcctgcactgagttggacacctcccatcctgatgcagatgcctcctgcactgacttggacgcctcccatcctgatgcagatgcctccttaacttacttggatgcctcccttcctgatgcagatgcctcctgcactgacttggacacctcccatccagatgcagatgcctccttcactgacttggacgcctcccatcctgatgcagatgcctcctgcactgagttggacacctcccatcctgatgcagatgcctcctgcacagacttggacgcctcccatcctgatgcagatgcctccttcactgacttggacgcctcccatcctgatgcagatgcctcctgcactgacgtggacatctcccatcctgatgcagatgtctccttcactgacttggacgcctcccatcctgatgcagatgcctcctgcactgaggtggacacctcccatcctgatgcagatgcctcctgcactgacttcgacgcctcccatcctgatgctgatgcctccttcactgacttggacacctcccaccctgatgcagatgcctccttaacttacttggatgcctcccatcctgatgcagatgcatcctgcactgacttggacacctcccatcctgatgcagatgcctccttcactgacttggacgcctcccatcctgatgcagatgcctcctgcactgagttggacaccatccatcctgatgcagatgcctcctgcactgatttGGACGCCTCCCATACTGATGCAGATGCCTGCTACACTGACTTGGAcatctcccatcctgatgcagatgcctcgtgcactgagttggacgcctcccatcctgatgcagatgcctcctgcactgagttggacacctcccagcctgatgcagatgcctcctgcactgacttggacgcgtcatatcctgatgcagatgcctccttcactgacttggacgcctcccatcctgatgcagatgcctcctgcactgacgtgGACATCTCCCATCCTGACGCAGAtgtctccttcactgacttggacgcctcccatcctgatgcagatgcctcctgcactgagttggacacctcccatcctgatgcagatgcctcctgcactgatttggacgcctcccatcctgatgcagatgaacccttcactgacttcgatgcctcccatcctgatgcaggtgcctccttaacttacttggatgcctcccatcctgatgcagatgcctcctgcactgacttggacgcctcccatcctgatgcagatgcgtCCTGCACTGATTTGGATGCCTCCCATACTGATGCAGATGCCTtctgcactgacttggacacctcccattctgatgcagatgcctcctgcactgagttggacgcctcccatcctgatgcagatgcctactgcactgagttggacacctcccatcctgatgcagatgaacCCATCACTGACTTCGATGCcttccatcctgatgcagatgcctcctgcactgagttggacacctcccatcctgatgcagatgcctcctgcactgacttggacgcctcccattaTGATGCAGAtgtctccttcactgacttggacgcctcccatcctgatgcagaagCCTCCTGCACTGACGTCGACACCTCCCATccagatgcagatgcctcctgcactgacttggacacctcccatcctgatgcagatgaacccttcactgacttcgatgcctcccatcctgatgcaggtgCCTCCTTAAATTACTTggatgcctcccatcctgatgcagatgcctcctgcactgacttggacgcctcccatcctaaTGCAGATACCTCCTGCACTGATTTGGATGCCTCCCATACTGATGCAGATGCCtgctgcactgacttggacacctcccatcctgatgcagatgcctcctgcactgagttggacacctcccatcctgatgcagatgcctccttcactgagttggacgcctcccatcctgatgcagatgtctccttcactgacttggacgcctcccatcctgatgcagatgcctcctgcactgagttggacacctcccatcctgatgcagatgcctcctgcactgacttggacgcctcccatcctgatgctaATGCCTCCTccactgacttggacacctcccatcctgatgcagatgcctccttaacttacttggatgcctcccatcctgatgcagatgcatcctgcactgacttggacacctcccatcctgatgcagatgcctccttcactgacttggacgcctcccatcctgatgcagatgcctcctgcactgagttggacacctcccatcctgatgcagatgcctcctgcactgatttGGGCGCCTCCCATAGTGATGCAGATGCCTGCTACACTGACTTGGACACcacccatcctgatgcagatgcctcgtgcactgagttggacgcctcccatcctgatgcagatgcctcctgcactgagttggacacctcccatcctgatgcagatgcctcctgcactgacttggacgcctcccatcctgatgcagatgcctccttcactgacttggacgcctcccatcctgatgcagatgcctcctgcactgacgtgGACATCTCCCATCCTGACGCAGAtgtctccttcactgacttggacgcctcccatcctgatgcagatgcctcctgcactgagttggacacctcccatcctgatgcagatgcctcctgcactgatttggacgcctcccatcctgatgcagatgaacccttcactgacttcgatgcctcccatcctgatgcaggtgcctccttaacttacttggatgcctcccatcctgatgcagatgcctcctgcactgacttggacgcctcccatcctgatgcagatgcctcctgcactgatttggatgcctcccatactgatgcagatgccttctgcactgacttggacacctcccattctgatgcagatgcctcctgcactgagttggacgcctcccatcctgatgcagatgcctactgcactgagttggacacctcccatcctgatgcagatgaacCCATCACTGACTTCGATGCCTTCCATccagatgcagatgcctcctgcactgagttggacacctcccatcctgatgcagatgcctcctgcactgacttggacggctcccatcctgatgcagatgtctccttcactgacttggacgcctcccaccctgatgcagatgcctcctgcactgacgtcGACACCTCCCATccagatgcagatgcctcctgcactgacttgcacacctcccatcctgatgcagatgaacccttcactgacttcgatgcctcccatcctgatgcaggtgcctccttaacttacttggatgcctcccatcctgatgcagatgcctcctgcactgacttggacgcctcccatcctgatgcagatgcctcctgcactgatttggatgcctcccatactgatgcagatgcctgctgcactgacttggacacctcccactctgatgcagatgcctcctgcactgagttggacgcctcccatcctgatgcagatgcctcctgcactgagttggacacctcccatcctgatgcagatgcctccttcactgagttggacgcctcccatcctgatgcagatgcctccttcactgacttggatgcctcccatcctgatgcagatgcctcctgcactgagttggacacctcccatcctgatgcagatgcctcctgcactgatttggatgcctcccatactgatgcagatgcctgctgcactgacttggacacctcccatcctgatgcagatgcctcctgcagtgagttggacgcctcccatcctgatgcagatgcctcctgcactgagttggacacctcccatcctgatgcagatgcctcctgcactgacttggacgcctcccatcctgatgcagatgcctccttcactgacttggacgcctcccatcctgatgcagatgcctcctgcactgacgtggaaacctcccatcctgatgcagatgcctcctgcactgacttggacgcctcccagcCTGATGcggatgcctcctgcactgagttggacacctcccatcctgatgcagatgcctcctgcactgacttgtacgcctcccatcctgatgcagatgcctccttcactgacttggacgcctacCATCCTGATGCAcatgcctccttcactgacttggatgcctcccatcctgatgcagatgcctcctgcaccaGCTTGGGTGCCTCCCACCTTGACGCAGATGCCTTCTGtactgacttggacacctcccataCTGATGCTGATGTCtgctgcactgacttggacacctcccattctgatgcagatgcctcctgcactgagttggacgcctcccatcctgatgcagatgcctcctgcactgagttggacacctcccatcctgatgcagatgcctcctgcactgacttggacgcctcccatcctgatgcagatgcctccttaacttacttggatgcctcccttcctgatgcagatgcctcctga